Below is a genomic region from Microbulbifer sp. ALW1.
AGACGAAACCCTATGACCTTACCTGCCGTTTGGATTCTCAATCGCGACGATATTGCCCCCGACAGTGATGCAGCCAGGGCGATGACCGACCTGCTGTCAGACGAGGAGCGTGCCCGCCAATTGCGCTATGCCGGTGCCGAAGCTCGCCACGGGTTTCTATTGAGCCGCGGATTGCTGCGCAATGTCCTGGGAAGAATCAGTAACTGCGCTCCCGAGTCTCTAGCGTTTGTCGTAAGTGACACCGGCAAGCCGGCACTGGTGTCGGCTCCGGAACTGCACTTCAGCCTCAGTCACAGCGGCCGGTGGATCGCACTGGGGGTTTCCTGCGAATCCGATATCGGTATTGATATCGAGCAGCCACTCAAGCCGCGGGACTTTCTGCGCATTGCCCACCACTACTTCCATCAGGAGGAGTGTGCCCTGCTGGAAGCCTCGCCACCGGAGCTGTTGCCGGTGCACTTCTACCGCTTGTGGACCATGAAGGAGGCCTTCTTCAAGGCCCGCGGTACCGGGATTTCAGAGGGTCTGGGGCGAATAAATCTGGCCGGCTTCCATTTGGGACAGGGTATTGCGCTGGATGCGGCCATCGACGATGCCGGTGCCCCGTGGCAATTCAACTACTCCATGCACCCTCTGCGCGACGGCAACCACCTGCACCTGGCACTAGCCGGGCGCGATCCGGCATTGGGGGAGCTATCGCCGGAAAGTATCCACAGAGGGCTCGGTTAATACGGGGCACACTGGTGACGGAAACGCCTGCCCCATCCGCTTTTTGATCAAAAAACCGGTTTGCGCCCAAATTGATCGCCAGGGTTAGGAGAAACCTTTCACGGATGACCGAGAGTGGTAAAACCTTTCTTACACTTACGGCATTTTCCACGGATTAGACCGAATCCAGTAGTCGGAGGATTGCGCCAGGCCAACTTGTACATACAAGCAAATCGACATATGCTCGGCGCCTATTCAGTTAAAAATAAGTAAAAATCTCTGAGTCGATGCAAACTCCCCTGTACCGCATGCTGTTGCTACTGCTCGCTCTGACCCTCAACGGTCAGGCATTTGCAGCGCCCTGCGGTTCCATCAACGGGGGAAGTGGCGAAGGTAGCGACAGTAACGAAAGTGGCGGCCACCACCAGATGGCCTCGGCGATGCCCAACCACTGCGACGCAAACGCCAATGCCCACCACTGCCATCAGGGTTCGGGCACCACAGTGGACTCAGCGGATAAGACATCCGCACAAAGCTGTGAGCAGGCCTGCAGCTGCTGCCCCGGACACTGTGCCAGCGTCATCACCGTTACCGAGCACGCCAGCCAACTCAGCCCCCTGGCCTCCTACAGCGCCTTCTACTCCAACTCACACGCCTCCCCCCTCCCTGAAGCCCAGTTGCGTCCACCCATTCTTCTCTGACACGGGATCAGTGCGCCCGGCATAAATGTGCCCGGGTCATCCGCAAGAGCGCCAAATTTCCGCGCCACCGCGTACTCCCGTCTGTCGACACTATTTCCATCAGCCTCCGCGACACCTCGAGCCAAATAGTGCATCGCAGCAGCGGACGCGACGATAACGAAAAGTCTCCCAGAGAAGGACAACAACATGAATGCAACAAGCTTCAGACTGACCAGAACCCCGCTGTTTATCGCCCTCGCCACGGTGGCCGCGGGTTTCTCCCCCATGGCTTCTGCCCAGCAAGCGGGCGAAACCGCGCAAAAACAAATTGAAGAAGTAAACGTCACCGGCACCCGCATCAAGCGCGCCGATATTGAAGGCGTGGGCCCGGTCACCGTACTCGATGAAGCCTCCATTGAAGCCAGCGGCTCCAGCTCCCTGGAAGTGCTGCTGCAATCACTGCCGTCCGCAGCGGGCTTCGGCGGCAACCAGACCAACGCCTACTGGACCTCCAACGGTTACGGCACCGCCCAGATCAACCTGCGCGGCCTCGGCACCAACCGCACCCTGGTGATGGTCAACGGCCGCCGCGTGGTAAATGGCGGTACCGGCGCCAACAGTAGCGTTGACCTGTCGATGATCCCGATGTCCCTGGTTTCCAGCATTGAGGTGCTGAAAGACGGCGCCTCGGCCACCTACGGCGCAGACGCCGTGGCCGGCGTGGTCAACCTGATCACCAAGAAAGAATTCGACGGACTGGAAATCGAGGGCAAATACGGCCAGACCGCACTGGGTGACGGCGAGGAAACCGTACTCGACCTGACCTGGGGCGTGTCCGGCGACCGCGGCAACCTGATGGTGAACATGAGCTACCAGGACAACCAGGCCTCACCACTGGACGCCCGCGTCCCCTGTCCCCTGAATGACGACAGCGAGTGCAGCGGTAGCTCCTCCACCATTGGCGGCCGCGCCACCCTGCCCGCGGGCGCAGTGCTGGCCGACGGCACCGTGCTGACCGAAAACACCCGTATCAACTTCAACCAGGATCCGAATGGCGACGGCAATTTCTACGAGCGCTACGACGGGCTGAAGCACGGCTTCAACTACAACCCCTACTTCAATGCGGTGCAGCCGATCGAGCGCTTCAGCTTCACCACCCTCGGCAACTACGAGATCTCGGAATCCGCCACCCTGTTCACCGAGCTGATGTACACCAACCGCCAGTCCGGCCAGCCGGCCTCTCCCGGCAGCCTGGCCGACATCGCCTACAGCGCGGATCATCCCACCAACCCCACCGGTAGCGATTTCGTGCTGGAGCGTCGCCGCCTGCTGGAAAACGGCGCGCGCGATTTCTACCAGGAAGTGGATACCTGGCGCGTGGTCACCGGTATCGAGGGCGATATCAACGACAACTGGGGCTACGACGTGGCGCTGAACTGGGGCCGCAACACGGCCACCGACGGCATCGCCAACAACATCAACATGCAGCGCGTGGGCGAAACCCTGGATACCAGCCTGTGCGGTATGAACGGCATCCCCTGTGGCGACTACCTGGGTTACGGTGATGTCACCGGAGAAGTACTGGACTACATCGTATTCAGTCAGGAAGGCACCGGCGGCAACGAGCAAAAAAGCGTAAGTGCCAACATCAACGGTTCGCTGATGGAATTGCCAGCGGGCACCCTGGGCTTTGCCGCGGGCGTCGAGTGGCGTGAAGACAGCGGCTGGCGCCAGCCGGACTCTCTGGTTCAGGCGGGCTACGCGCTGGGCAACCAGGAAGATCCGATCAGCGGTTCTACCGAATCCCGCGAGGTCTACGCCGAGGTACTGGTACCACTGCTGGCGGACATGCCACTGGTGCAGTCGCTGGATATGGACCTGGCCGTGCGCTACTCCGACTATGACCTGTTCGAGGGCGAGGACACCTACAAGGCCGGCCTCAACTGGCAAGTAAATGACATGCTGAAAGTGCGCGGCACCATGACCACCGCCTTCCGTGTGCCGAATATCCCGGAGCTGTTCGGCGGCGTGTCCGAGGGCAACCTCACCACCACCGATCCCTGTTCCGACTATGCCTCCCTGGATCCGTCCAGCACCCTGTACCAGAACTGTCAGGCAGCCGGTGTACCGCTGAACTACTCCCAGCTCGGTACCACCATCCTCACCGACCGTGGCGGCAACCCCGACCTCACCCCGGAAAGTGCAGAGACCTTCACCCTGGGTGTGGTACTGCAACCACTGGACGGCCTGTCGCTCACCGTGGACTACTTCGATATCGAGATCGATGACGCCATCCGGGAGGTATCCGGTTCCACCAAACTGGCCATGTGTTACGAGTCTGCGGGCCTGAGCCACGCCTTCTGCGCACCGGATCAGCACACCCGCAACCCGGTCAACGGTGACGTGAACTACCTGTCCACACAGAAGTTCAACACCGGTAACGAGGTGATGCAGGGTATCGACTTCGGTGCCCTGTACGACTTCGACATGTTTGGCCTGTCGCACACTGCAGACTTCAAGGCGTCCTACCTGAAGGAATATGAAACCACCGCGTTTGATGGCGACGAGCCGTTCGTGCTCGACGGCTTTATCGGCAGCGGCAACGGCGGCTTCCCGCACTGGCGCGCGAACGCGTCACTGACTACTCGCGGCAACCAGTGGAGCAGCACCTACTCGGTACGCATGATCGGTGAGGGGGATGACTTCAATGCGGACAGTGGTATCGGCTCCAGCATGCCCAACATCTTCTACCACAACGTGCAGTTCAACTACGACATGAACGACGCACTGCGGATGAGTGTGGGTATCGACAACCTGTTCGACCAGGAGGCACCGCGGGTCGCCAGCTGGACCGACGGCAACACCGACACCATGACCTACGACCTGGCCGGCATGCGCAGCTACCTGCGTATGACCTACCGGTTCGACTGAGTCCCCTGAGACATTCACAGCGGCGGGGGGTACACTCCCGCCAGCTGTGCATTTTCTCACCAGCTGTATCCGAGAAAACACCCGAGAATAAAACCAATGCAAACGGCATCCCTTTCCAGAAAGGTCCACAAGTGGCTGTTTCTGTTTGTCGGCGCCCAGGCCCTGTTGTGGACTCTGAGCGGCGTCTACATGGTGGTGATGGACCTGGACTTTATCCACGGCGATCACCTGGTCAAAAACCTGCGCGAGCCGCTGCCGATGGAGCAGGGCACCCTGGCGCCCACCCAGGTATTACTCGAGCGCTATAGCGGGGTGAAATCCATCCAGCTGAAAGCGCTGCAGGCGTCCCCCTACTACGTGATCCAGGCCGCGGACGGCACGCACCTGGTCGACGCCCGCAGCGGCAGCGAAGTCTCGCCCATCGATGGCGATCGCGCCCGCGCACTGGCGGAGCACTACTTTTCCGGCAGCCTGTCGGCGGCATCCGCCGAACTGATTACCGACAATCCGCCCACCGAGCTGCAGTCCCGCGCACTGCCCCTGTGGCGGGTCAATTTTGACGACCGCTACGGCACCAGTCTCTATATCAGCCCGAATACCGGCGCCCTCGTCACCCGCCGCCACAACTATTGGCGCGCGTTCGATTTCTTCTGGATGCTGCACATCATGGATTACGAGGAGCGGGAAAATATCCACAATCCGCTGCTGCTGATCGTCACCCTTGTCAGCCTGACCGGCGTACTCGCCGGCCTGATCCTGCTGTTCTACAGCTTTGCGCGCAGGGAAAAAGC
It encodes:
- a CDS encoding 4'-phosphopantetheinyl transferase superfamily protein is translated as MTLPAVWILNRDDIAPDSDAARAMTDLLSDEERARQLRYAGAEARHGFLLSRGLLRNVLGRISNCAPESLAFVVSDTGKPALVSAPELHFSLSHSGRWIALGVSCESDIGIDIEQPLKPRDFLRIAHHYFHQEECALLEASPPELLPVHFYRLWTMKEAFFKARGTGISEGLGRINLAGFHLGQGIALDAAIDDAGAPWQFNYSMHPLRDGNHLHLALAGRDPALGELSPESIHRGLG
- a CDS encoding TonB-dependent receptor domain-containing protein, with amino-acid sequence MNATSFRLTRTPLFIALATVAAGFSPMASAQQAGETAQKQIEEVNVTGTRIKRADIEGVGPVTVLDEASIEASGSSSLEVLLQSLPSAAGFGGNQTNAYWTSNGYGTAQINLRGLGTNRTLVMVNGRRVVNGGTGANSSVDLSMIPMSLVSSIEVLKDGASATYGADAVAGVVNLITKKEFDGLEIEGKYGQTALGDGEETVLDLTWGVSGDRGNLMVNMSYQDNQASPLDARVPCPLNDDSECSGSSSTIGGRATLPAGAVLADGTVLTENTRINFNQDPNGDGNFYERYDGLKHGFNYNPYFNAVQPIERFSFTTLGNYEISESATLFTELMYTNRQSGQPASPGSLADIAYSADHPTNPTGSDFVLERRRLLENGARDFYQEVDTWRVVTGIEGDINDNWGYDVALNWGRNTATDGIANNINMQRVGETLDTSLCGMNGIPCGDYLGYGDVTGEVLDYIVFSQEGTGGNEQKSVSANINGSLMELPAGTLGFAAGVEWREDSGWRQPDSLVQAGYALGNQEDPISGSTESREVYAEVLVPLLADMPLVQSLDMDLAVRYSDYDLFEGEDTYKAGLNWQVNDMLKVRGTMTTAFRVPNIPELFGGVSEGNLTTTDPCSDYASLDPSSTLYQNCQAAGVPLNYSQLGTTILTDRGGNPDLTPESAETFTLGVVLQPLDGLSLTVDYFDIEIDDAIREVSGSTKLAMCYESAGLSHAFCAPDQHTRNPVNGDVNYLSTQKFNTGNEVMQGIDFGALYDFDMFGLSHTADFKASYLKEYETTAFDGDEPFVLDGFIGSGNGGFPHWRANASLTTRGNQWSSTYSVRMIGEGDDFNADSGIGSSMPNIFYHNVQFNYDMNDALRMSVGIDNLFDQEAPRVASWTDGNTDTMTYDLAGMRSYLRMTYRFD